One Pseudomonas lalucatii genomic window carries:
- a CDS encoding ExbD/TolR family protein, whose product MKFRRKPRENVEINLASLIDVVFILLLFFVVTTTFTRETQLKVDLPEAASGTPPEQTELKQLEVLIAADGSYSLNGRQLLKSDLAGLSAALQKESEGDSSLPLTISADAKTPHQAVITAMDAAGKLGFAHLRITTVEAQAAP is encoded by the coding sequence GTGAAGTTTCGGCGTAAACCGCGGGAGAACGTCGAGATCAACCTGGCCTCGTTGATCGACGTGGTCTTCATCCTGCTGCTGTTCTTCGTGGTCACCACCACCTTCACCCGCGAAACCCAGCTCAAGGTCGACCTGCCCGAGGCCGCCAGCGGCACGCCGCCGGAGCAGACCGAACTCAAGCAGCTGGAGGTGCTGATCGCCGCCGACGGCAGCTACTCGCTGAACGGCCGCCAGCTGCTCAAGAGCGACCTGGCCGGCCTGAGCGCCGCCCTGCAGAAGGAGTCGGAGGGCGACAGCAGCCTCCCGCTGACCATCAGCGCCGACGCCAAGACCCCGCACCAGGCGGTGATCACCGCCATGGATGCCGCCGGCAAGCTGGGCTTCGCCCACCTGCGCATCACCACGGTCGAGGCGCAGGCCGCACCGTGA
- a CDS encoding MotA/TolQ/ExbB proton channel family protein: MWELVKAGGWMMLPIILCSIAAAGIVAERLWTLRASRITPPNLLGEVWRWIKDKKLNNQRLKELRANSPLGQILAAGLANSKHGREIMKECIEEAAARVIHELERYLNALGTIAGIAPLLGLLGTVLGMIEIFSSFMGSGMANAPVLAGGIAKALITTAAGLMVAIPALFFHRYLQRRIDELVVGMEQEAIKLVEVVQGDRDVDLGEGKA, from the coding sequence GTGTGGGAACTGGTCAAAGCCGGCGGCTGGATGATGCTGCCAATTATTCTGTGCTCCATCGCCGCGGCGGGCATCGTCGCCGAGCGCCTGTGGACGTTGCGCGCCAGTCGCATCACGCCGCCCAACCTGCTCGGCGAGGTATGGCGCTGGATCAAGGACAAGAAGCTGAACAACCAGAGGCTCAAGGAGCTACGGGCCAATTCGCCCCTGGGGCAGATTCTCGCAGCGGGCCTGGCCAACTCCAAGCATGGCCGGGAGATCATGAAGGAGTGCATCGAGGAGGCCGCCGCGCGGGTCATCCACGAGCTGGAGCGCTATCTCAACGCGCTCGGCACCATCGCCGGCATCGCCCCCTTGCTCGGCCTGCTCGGCACCGTGCTGGGCATGATCGAGATCTTCAGCTCCTTCATGGGCTCGGGCATGGCCAATGCGCCGGTGCTGGCCGGCGGCATCGCCAAGGCGTTGATCACCACCGCGGCCGGTCTGATGGTGGCCATCCCGGCACTGTTCTTCCATCGCTATCTGCAGCGCCGTATCGACGAGCTGGTGGTCGGCATGGAGCAGGAGGCGATCAAGCTGGTGGAAGTGGTGCAGGGCGACCGCGACGTCGACCTGGGTGAGGGCAAGGCGTGA
- a CDS encoding DNA internalization-related competence protein ComEC/Rec2 — protein sequence MRLGIFALVAGLLVLRILPALPPVWLACLLASLGLLALPSRGYPVGFFLIGFGWACVSAQWALDDRLAPELDERTLWLEGQVVGLPEVRDGVVRFQLRGAVSRRAELPALLRLAWYGGPRLRGGETWRLAVRLKRPHGLVNPHSFDYEAWLLAQRIGATGTVKSGQRLASADGAAAWRDALRQRLLASAAPRAGALAALVLGDDSGLSTADWRVLQHTGTVHLLVISGQHVALVAGLLYGLVVGLVRLGGWPRAWPWLPWACLLAFVGALAYGLAAGFEVPVRRACVMVALVLLWRWRFRHLGAWLPLLVALALVLLVEPLSSLQPGFWLSFGAVGLLVLTFGGRLGAWSWWCGLGRAQWAMALGLLPLLLALGLPISASAPLANLIAVPWVGIVVVPLALLGTLLLPVAGVGEGVLWLAGGALELLFRLLALIAAWLPAWLPSALPLAAWLLVLFGSLLLLLPAGVPLRGLGWFLLLPIVCSPQSKLPQGQAEVWVLDVGQGLAVLLRTREHALLYDAGARFGEFDIGERVVLPSLRALDVRRLDLLLLSHADNDHAGGAPAIHQGMPVAQVWSGEAGALPAQLRAGDCPSGRHWEWDGVRFSLWRWAQASDANQASCVLLVEAAGERLWLTGDIDSRAERALLATGRDLRADWLLVPHHGSRSSSSAEFLRAVAPRAVLVSRGRHNGFGHPHPTVVARYAALPARLYDTAEQGALRLRLGTFGEARGLRAERRFWREK from the coding sequence ATGCGCCTGGGGATATTCGCGCTGGTCGCGGGATTGCTGGTGCTGCGCATTCTGCCGGCCTTGCCGCCTGTCTGGCTGGCCTGCCTGCTGGCGTCGCTCGGCCTGCTGGCGCTGCCGTCTCGCGGCTATCCAGTGGGCTTTTTCCTGATCGGCTTCGGCTGGGCCTGTGTCTCGGCCCAGTGGGCGCTGGACGACCGTCTGGCGCCTGAGCTGGATGAGCGCACCCTGTGGCTGGAGGGGCAGGTGGTGGGGCTGCCGGAGGTGCGCGACGGCGTGGTGCGTTTCCAGTTGCGGGGGGCGGTCTCGCGCCGCGCCGAGCTGCCGGCGCTGCTCCGTCTGGCCTGGTACGGCGGGCCGCGGCTGCGGGGTGGCGAAACCTGGCGGCTGGCGGTGCGCCTGAAGCGCCCCCACGGCCTGGTCAACCCGCACTCCTTCGATTACGAGGCCTGGCTGCTGGCGCAGCGTATCGGTGCCACCGGCACGGTGAAGAGCGGACAGCGGCTGGCGTCCGCCGACGGGGCGGCGGCCTGGCGCGATGCCCTGCGGCAACGCCTGCTGGCCAGCGCCGCGCCGCGGGCGGGGGCGTTGGCGGCCCTGGTGCTGGGCGATGATTCCGGCTTGTCGACGGCCGATTGGCGGGTCCTGCAGCACACCGGTACCGTGCACCTGCTGGTGATTTCCGGCCAGCACGTGGCCCTGGTGGCGGGGCTGCTCTATGGCCTGGTGGTGGGGCTGGTGCGTCTGGGGGGGTGGCCGCGCGCCTGGCCGTGGTTGCCCTGGGCCTGCCTGCTGGCCTTCGTCGGGGCGCTGGCCTACGGGCTGGCGGCGGGGTTCGAGGTGCCGGTGCGGCGCGCCTGCGTGATGGTCGCGCTGGTGCTGCTCTGGCGTTGGCGCTTTCGCCACCTCGGCGCCTGGCTGCCGCTGCTGGTGGCCCTGGCCCTGGTCCTGCTGGTGGAGCCGCTGAGCAGTCTGCAGCCGGGCTTCTGGCTGTCCTTCGGCGCGGTGGGGCTGCTGGTTCTGACCTTCGGCGGCCGCCTGGGGGCCTGGTCCTGGTGGTGCGGCCTGGGGCGGGCGCAGTGGGCGATGGCGCTCGGCTTGCTGCCGTTGTTGCTGGCCCTGGGGCTGCCGATCAGCGCCAGCGCGCCGCTGGCCAACCTGATCGCCGTGCCCTGGGTCGGCATCGTGGTGGTGCCCCTGGCCCTGCTCGGCACCCTGTTGCTGCCGGTGGCGGGCGTGGGCGAGGGGGTGCTCTGGCTGGCCGGCGGTGCCCTCGAGTTGCTGTTTCGCCTGTTGGCGCTGATCGCCGCCTGGCTGCCGGCCTGGCTACCCAGCGCGCTGCCGCTGGCGGCCTGGTTGCTGGTGCTGTTCGGCAGCCTGTTGCTGTTGCTGCCGGCCGGCGTTCCCCTGCGCGGGCTCGGCTGGTTCTTGCTGCTGCCGATAGTCTGCAGTCCGCAGTCGAAGCTGCCCCAGGGCCAGGCCGAGGTCTGGGTGCTGGACGTCGGCCAGGGCCTGGCCGTCCTGCTGCGAACCCGCGAGCATGCGCTGCTGTATGACGCCGGCGCGCGCTTCGGCGAATTCGATATCGGCGAGCGGGTGGTGCTGCCCTCGTTGCGTGCCCTGGATGTGCGGCGCCTCGACCTGCTGTTGCTCAGCCATGCCGATAACGACCATGCCGGTGGCGCCCCGGCGATACACCAGGGCATGCCTGTGGCGCAGGTGTGGAGTGGCGAGGCCGGCGCCTTGCCGGCACAGTTGCGGGCCGGCGACTGCCCGTCGGGCCGGCACTGGGAGTGGGATGGGGTGCGTTTCAGCCTCTGGCGCTGGGCCCAGGCGAGCGATGCCAATCAGGCCTCCTGCGTGCTGTTGGTCGAGGCCGCGGGCGAGCGCCTGTGGCTCACCGGCGATATCGACAGCCGGGCCGAGCGGGCCCTGCTCGCCACGGGTCGGGACCTGCGGGCCGACTGGCTGTTGGTGCCCCATCACGGCAGCCGCAGCTCCTCGTCCGCCGAGTTCCTCCGCGCCGTGGCGCCGCGCGCGGTACTCGTCTCGCGCGGTCGGCACAATGGTTTCGGTCACCCTCACCCCACGGTCGTGGCGCGTTATGCGGCGCTGCCCGCGCGGCTCTATGACACGGCCGAGCAGGGCGCCTTGCGGCTGCGCCTGGGGACCTTCGGCGAGGCCCGTGGACTGCGCGCCGAGCGCCGATTCTGGCGAGAAAAATGA
- a CDS encoding DUF2062 domain-containing protein: MPRRFFKRYMPNPDRIKGNKSLRFLGTLIHDPNLWHLNRHSVSRAMAIGLFWAMIPMPLQMIAAAVVAVPARANLPISVGLVWLTNPITMPPVFYCSYKFGAWMTDTPTLRMPEQVTLGWIGEVLQSHWQPLYLGSLVLGLLLATIGYLATNTYWHWWVRHNWRKRQERRRKAKAQG, encoded by the coding sequence ATGCCGCGTCGTTTTTTCAAGCGCTACATGCCCAACCCGGACCGCATCAAGGGCAACAAGTCCCTGCGCTTTCTCGGCACGCTGATTCACGATCCCAATCTCTGGCACCTCAACCGCCACTCCGTCTCCCGCGCCATGGCCATCGGCCTGTTCTGGGCGATGATCCCGATGCCCCTGCAGATGATAGCCGCCGCGGTGGTGGCGGTTCCGGCACGGGCCAACCTGCCGATCTCGGTCGGCCTGGTCTGGCTGACCAACCCCATCACCATGCCGCCGGTGTTCTATTGCAGCTACAAGTTCGGCGCCTGGATGACCGACACCCCCACCCTGCGCATGCCCGAGCAGGTCACCCTGGGCTGGATCGGCGAAGTGCTGCAGAGCCACTGGCAGCCGCTGTATCTCGGCTCCCTGGTCCTGGGCCTGCTGCTCGCCACGATCGGCTACCTGGCCACCAACACCTACTGGCACTGGTGGGTCCGGCATAACTGGCGCAAACGCCAGGAACGGCGGCGCAAAGCCAAGGCCCAAGGCTGA
- a CDS encoding lipoprotein-releasing ABC transporter permease subunit, which produces MFRPLSLFIGSRYTRAKRRNHFISFISLTSMIGLALGVLAMIVVLSVMNGFQQEMSSRILGMVPHASVAHEQALEDWQAVAEVAGKHPQVLAAAPFAELEGMLSHRGAMQPIQLQGIDPQFESRVSILPGHMVQGRLADLRAGEFGVVVGEITARRFQLKVGDKLTLIVPELGSVPGGVVPRMQRINVVGVFKVGAELDSSLALINVADAAQIQRLEPGRVQSLRLKLKDLYQAPQVSAEVAAQLGGGYSASDWTQTQGSLFSAMKMEKTMIGLLLLLIVAVAAFNIIATLIMVVADKGADIAILRTLGATPRQIMGIFMVQGTVIGTVGTLIGGVLGVLAALNVSQLVGWIERVSGQQVLSSDVYFISNLPSQLLLSDVLLICSAALALSFLATLYPSWRAAQIQPAEALRYE; this is translated from the coding sequence ATGTTCCGTCCGCTGAGTCTCTTCATCGGCAGCCGCTATACCCGGGCCAAGCGGCGCAATCACTTCATCTCCTTCATTTCCCTGACCTCGATGATCGGTCTGGCCCTCGGCGTGCTGGCGATGATCGTGGTGTTGTCGGTGATGAACGGCTTCCAGCAGGAAATGAGCTCGCGCATCCTCGGCATGGTGCCCCATGCCAGCGTCGCCCACGAGCAGGCCCTGGAGGATTGGCAGGCGGTGGCCGAGGTCGCCGGCAAGCATCCGCAGGTACTGGCGGCCGCGCCCTTCGCCGAGCTGGAGGGCATGCTGTCGCACCGCGGGGCGATGCAGCCGATCCAGCTGCAGGGCATCGACCCGCAGTTCGAGTCGCGGGTCTCCATCCTGCCCGGGCACATGGTCCAGGGGCGTCTGGCCGACCTGCGCGCCGGCGAGTTCGGTGTGGTGGTCGGCGAAATCACCGCGCGGCGTTTCCAGCTCAAGGTCGGCGACAAGCTGACCCTGATCGTGCCCGAACTCGGCTCGGTACCGGGCGGGGTGGTGCCGCGCATGCAGCGGATCAACGTGGTCGGGGTGTTCAAGGTCGGCGCCGAGCTGGACAGTTCCCTGGCGCTGATCAACGTGGCCGATGCCGCGCAGATCCAGCGCCTGGAGCCGGGCCGGGTGCAGAGCCTGCGCCTGAAGCTGAAGGACCTGTACCAGGCGCCGCAGGTGTCCGCCGAGGTTGCGGCGCAGCTGGGGGGCGGCTACAGCGCCAGCGACTGGACCCAGACCCAGGGCAGCCTGTTCAGCGCGATGAAGATGGAAAAGACCATGATCGGCCTGCTGCTGCTGCTGATCGTCGCGGTGGCGGCCTTCAATATCATCGCCACCCTGATCATGGTGGTGGCCGACAAGGGCGCCGACATCGCCATCCTGCGCACCCTGGGCGCGACGCCGCGGCAGATCATGGGCATCTTCATGGTGCAGGGCACGGTGATCGGCACCGTGGGCACGCTGATCGGCGGCGTGCTGGGCGTGCTGGCGGCCCTCAACGTCAGCCAGCTGGTCGGCTGGATCGAACGCGTCAGCGGTCAGCAGGTGCTCAGCTCCGACGTCTACTTCATCAGCAACCTGCCGTCGCAGCTGCTGCTGTCGGATGTCCTGCTGATCTGCTCGGCGGCCCTTGCCCTGAGCTTTCTCGCCACCCTGTACCCGTCCTGGCGCGCCGCGCAGATCCAGCCGGCCGAGGCGCTGCGCTACGAGTGA
- the lolD gene encoding lipoprotein-releasing ABC transporter ATP-binding protein LolD: MQDQAVLSCRNLGKSYEEGPQSVVVLEGLALELHPGERVAIVGSSGSGKSTLLNMLGGLDTPSTGSVWLAGEELSALNEKERGLLRNRALGFVYQFHHLLAEFTALENVCMPLLIGCTAIAEARQRATELLERVGLGHRLAHKPAELSGGERQRVAIARALVNRPGLVLLDEPTGNLDHHTAQGIQELMKELSASSRTAFLVVTHDMQLALQMDRVLRLEDGKLVAA, translated from the coding sequence ATGCAAGATCAGGCCGTGCTGAGCTGCCGCAACCTGGGCAAGAGCTACGAGGAGGGCCCGCAGTCGGTGGTGGTGCTCGAGGGCCTGGCGCTCGAGCTGCATCCCGGCGAGCGGGTGGCCATCGTCGGCAGCTCGGGGTCGGGCAAGAGTACCCTGCTGAACATGCTCGGCGGCCTGGACACGCCCAGCACCGGCAGCGTCTGGCTGGCCGGCGAAGAGCTGTCGGCGCTCAACGAGAAGGAGCGCGGCCTGCTGCGCAACCGGGCCCTGGGTTTCGTCTATCAGTTCCATCACCTGCTGGCCGAGTTCACCGCCCTGGAGAACGTCTGCATGCCGCTGCTGATCGGCTGCACGGCCATCGCCGAGGCCCGGCAGCGGGCCACCGAGCTGCTCGAGCGGGTCGGCCTGGGTCATCGCCTGGCGCACAAGCCGGCGGAGTTGTCCGGCGGCGAACGCCAGCGGGTGGCGATTGCCCGCGCCCTGGTCAACCGCCCGGGGCTGGTACTGCTGGACGAGCCGACCGGCAACCTCGACCATCACACCGCCCAGGGTATTCAGGAGTTGATGAAGGAGCTGAGCGCCTCGTCCCGGACCGCCTTCCTGGTGGTGACCCATGACATGCAGCTGGCCCTGCAGATGGATCGGGTGCTGCGTCTGGAAGACGGCAAGCTGGTGGCCGCCTGA
- a CDS encoding lipoprotein-releasing ABC transporter permease subunit, with protein MFRPLFVFIGTRYTRAKRRSHFVSFISLTSMIGLALGVLVMILVLSVMNGFDHEMRTRVLGMVPHATIESATPLADWRELAAGALKHPQVLAAAPFSQMQGLLSNDGKVQKVLINAVDPQEEARVSIIGDFFRQGRLEDLAPGEFGMVIGDKAAAKLGVTLGDKLTFVAPEVTVTPAGMFPRLKRFTVVGIFHVGAGEIDGHLALAHVQDLARLQRWRPGQVQGVRLQFADLFQAPRTAWELAQTLGEGDYYARDWTRTHGNLYQAIRMEKAIIGLLLLLIVAVAAFNIISTLVMVVTDKKGDIAILRTLGSTPRQIMAIFMVQGTVIGVFGTALGALLGIWAALNVSAGVAALERLLGIKFLNADVYFIDYLPAQLMWGDVLLVCAAALVLSFLATLYPAWRAARIQPAEALRYE; from the coding sequence ATGTTCAGACCCCTGTTCGTCTTCATCGGTACGCGCTATACGCGTGCCAAACGCCGCAGTCATTTCGTGTCCTTCATATCCCTGACCTCGATGATCGGGCTGGCACTCGGTGTGCTGGTGATGATCCTGGTGCTGTCGGTGATGAACGGCTTCGATCACGAGATGCGCACCCGTGTGCTGGGCATGGTGCCGCATGCCACGATCGAGAGCGCGACGCCGCTCGCCGACTGGCGCGAACTCGCCGCCGGTGCGCTGAAGCACCCCCAGGTGCTGGCGGCGGCCCCCTTCAGCCAGATGCAGGGCCTGCTCAGCAACGATGGCAAGGTGCAGAAGGTGCTGATCAATGCCGTCGACCCGCAGGAGGAGGCCAGGGTGTCGATCATCGGCGACTTCTTCCGCCAGGGCCGCCTGGAGGACCTGGCGCCGGGCGAGTTCGGCATGGTCATCGGCGACAAGGCGGCGGCCAAGCTGGGTGTGACGCTGGGCGACAAGCTGACCTTCGTCGCGCCGGAGGTGACGGTCACCCCGGCCGGGATGTTCCCGCGCCTCAAGCGTTTCACCGTGGTCGGCATCTTCCATGTCGGCGCCGGCGAGATCGACGGCCACCTGGCCCTGGCCCATGTCCAGGACCTGGCTCGCCTGCAGCGTTGGCGGCCCGGCCAGGTGCAGGGCGTGCGGCTGCAGTTCGCCGACCTGTTCCAGGCCCCGCGTACCGCCTGGGAGCTGGCTCAGACCCTGGGCGAGGGCGACTACTACGCCCGCGACTGGACCCGTACCCACGGCAACCTGTACCAGGCGATCCGCATGGAGAAGGCGATCATCGGCCTGCTGCTGCTGCTGATCGTCGCGGTGGCCGCGTTCAACATCATCTCGACCCTGGTCATGGTGGTCACCGACAAGAAGGGCGACATCGCCATCCTGCGTACCCTGGGTTCGACGCCGCGGCAGATCATGGCGATCTTCATGGTCCAGGGCACGGTGATCGGCGTGTTCGGCACCGCGCTGGGCGCACTGCTGGGCATCTGGGCGGCGCTCAACGTCAGCGCCGGGGTCGCCGCACTGGAACGCCTGCTGGGGATCAAGTTCCTCAATGCCGACGTCTATTTCATCGACTACCTGCCAGCGCAACTGATGTGGGGCGACGTGCTGCTGGTGTGCGCCGCGGCCCTGGTCCTGAGCTTCCTCGCCACCCTGTACCCGGCCTGGCGCGCCGCGCGCATCCAGCCGGCGGAGGCGCTGCGTTATGAATAA
- a CDS encoding PilZ domain-containing protein, whose protein sequence is MPSQDEKDRREYYRIDDTIALDFTPLSGAEALASDALHDTSPLFNLLSDLHLMDFESQHLLRHISERDRTLANYLKVVNKRIDLLGQAVAQSLLRDIGAPKQVCLSEGGVNFTHGKAVAPDSHLAIKMVLMPQALGLLLRARVIHCRALDDGQFEIGTEFEALTDAQRQLLARHILQKQAWERRQARE, encoded by the coding sequence ATGCCGTCTCAAGATGAAAAAGATCGCCGCGAATACTATCGTATCGACGACACGATCGCACTGGATTTCACCCCGCTGTCCGGCGCCGAAGCCCTTGCCAGTGACGCACTGCACGACACCTCGCCGCTGTTCAATCTGCTCAGCGACCTGCACCTGATGGACTTCGAGTCGCAACACCTGTTGCGCCACATCAGCGAGCGCGACCGCACCCTGGCCAACTACCTCAAGGTGGTCAACAAGCGCATCGACCTGCTCGGCCAGGCCGTCGCCCAGAGCCTGCTGCGCGATATCGGCGCGCCGAAGCAGGTCTGCCTGTCCGAGGGTGGGGTGAATTTTACTCACGGCAAGGCGGTCGCCCCCGACAGCCATCTGGCGATCAAGATGGTGCTGATGCCCCAGGCCCTCGGCCTGCTGCTGCGCGCCAGGGTCATCCATTGCCGCGCGCTGGATGACGGCCAGTTCGAGATCGGCACCGAGTTCGAGGCCTTGACCGACGCACAGCGCCAGTTGCTGGCTCGGCATATCCTGCAGAAGCAGGCCTGGGAACGCCGCCAGGCCCGCGAATGA
- a CDS encoding phosphodiesterase, whose product MPRLLALLALLLPLGSVAETLQIPLGQQGATSFELPQRGESRRAVLERFGLADQEHPAVGRPPITRWDYREFSVYFEYDHVINSVRQHRRRTATPE is encoded by the coding sequence ATGCCACGCCTGCTCGCCCTATTGGCCTTGCTGCTGCCGCTGGGCAGCGTGGCCGAGACCCTGCAGATCCCCCTCGGCCAGCAGGGCGCCACGAGCTTCGAACTGCCGCAGCGCGGCGAGTCGCGCCGTGCCGTGCTCGAGCGCTTCGGCCTGGCCGACCAGGAGCATCCAGCGGTCGGCCGGCCGCCGATCACCCGCTGGGACTACCGCGAGTTCAGCGTGTACTTCGAGTACGACCATGTGATCAACAGCGTGCGCCAGCATCGACGGCGCACCGCCACGCCCGAGTAA
- a CDS encoding glycerophosphodiester phosphodiesterase produces MTLIYGHRGAKGEAPENTLASFQTCLGHGVRRCELDLHLSRDGELMVIHDPTLKRTTGHRGKVVEHDAADLVRYDARQAGPEWPTPCPIPRLGELFEQCDFEHWQLEVKSASRERAARTVEAIAALAGQHGLSDRITVTSSSREVLRALQRLHPGISRGLVAEHAWLDPLKVARHYGCELLALDWTLCSPERLLKAQKAGLHVSVWTVNEPALMRRLADFGVDSLITDFPGLAVATLTR; encoded by the coding sequence GTGACCCTGATTTACGGCCACCGCGGCGCCAAGGGCGAAGCACCGGAAAACACCCTCGCCAGCTTCCAGACCTGCCTCGGTCACGGCGTGCGCCGCTGCGAGCTGGACCTGCACCTGTCGCGCGACGGCGAGCTGATGGTCATCCACGATCCGACCCTCAAGCGCACCACCGGCCATCGCGGCAAGGTGGTCGAGCACGACGCCGCCGATCTGGTGCGCTATGACGCCCGCCAGGCTGGCCCCGAGTGGCCCACGCCCTGCCCCATTCCACGCCTGGGCGAGCTGTTCGAGCAGTGCGACTTCGAACACTGGCAACTGGAGGTCAAGAGTGCCTCGAGGGAGCGCGCGGCACGCACGGTCGAGGCCATCGCCGCCCTGGCCGGGCAGCATGGCCTGAGCGACAGGATCACCGTGACCTCCAGCTCGCGGGAAGTGCTGCGGGCGCTGCAGCGCCTGCATCCGGGCATATCCCGCGGCCTGGTGGCCGAGCACGCCTGGCTCGACCCGCTGAAGGTGGCCCGCCACTACGGCTGCGAACTGCTCGCCCTGGACTGGACGCTGTGCAGCCCGGAGCGCCTGCTGAAGGCCCAGAAGGCCGGTCTGCACGTCTCAGTGTGGACGGTCAACGAACCGGCGCTGATGCGTCGGCTCGCCGATTTCGGCGTGGACAGCCTGATCACCGACTTCCCCGGCCTGGCGGTGGCGACGCTGACGCGCTGA
- the sthA gene encoding Si-specific NAD(P)(+) transhydrogenase — protein sequence MAVYNYDVVVLGSGPAGEGAAMNAAKAGRKVAVVDTRREVGGNCTHLGTIPSKALRHSVRQIMQFNTNPMFRQIGEPRWFSFPDVLKSAERVIGKQVTSRTGYYARNRIDLFYGTGSFADEQTVEVVCPNGVVETLVAKQIVIATGSRPYRPSDVDFRHPRVYDSDTILTLSHTPRRLIIYGAGVIGCEYASIFSGLGVLVDLIDNRDQLLSFLDAEISDALSYHLRNNNVLIRHNEEYERIEGLDNGVILHLKSGKKIKADALLWCNGRTGNTDKLGLENIGIQVNSRGQVEVDQNYRTEQSNIFAAGDVIGWPSLASAAYDQGRSASGNIVENDSWRFVDDVPTGIYTIPEISSIGKNERELTQAKIPYEVGKAFFKSMARAQISSEPVGMLKILFHRETLEVLGVHCFGYQASEIVHIGQAIMNQKGEANSIKYFVNTTFNYPTMAEAYRVAAFDGLNRLF from the coding sequence ATGGCGGTCTACAACTATGACGTGGTGGTGCTGGGCTCCGGTCCGGCAGGGGAAGGCGCGGCGATGAATGCCGCCAAGGCCGGCCGCAAGGTGGCGGTGGTCGACACCCGCCGCGAAGTCGGCGGCAACTGCACTCACCTGGGGACCATTCCGTCCAAGGCGCTGCGTCATTCGGTGCGCCAGATCATGCAGTTCAACACCAACCCGATGTTCCGTCAGATCGGCGAGCCGCGCTGGTTCTCCTTCCCGGACGTGCTCAAGAGCGCCGAGCGGGTCATCGGCAAGCAGGTCACCTCGCGCACCGGTTACTACGCGCGCAACCGCATCGACCTGTTCTACGGCACCGGCAGCTTCGCCGACGAGCAGACCGTCGAGGTGGTGTGTCCCAACGGCGTGGTGGAAACCCTGGTGGCCAAGCAGATCGTCATTGCCACCGGCTCGCGGCCCTACCGCCCATCGGACGTCGATTTCCGCCACCCGCGGGTCTATGACAGCGACACCATCCTGACCCTGAGCCACACGCCGCGCCGGCTGATCATCTACGGCGCCGGGGTCATCGGCTGCGAATACGCCTCGATCTTCAGTGGTCTGGGGGTGCTGGTCGACCTGATCGACAACCGCGACCAGCTGCTCAGCTTCCTCGATGCCGAGATCTCCGATGCGCTCAGCTACCACCTGCGCAACAACAACGTGCTGATCCGCCACAACGAGGAGTACGAGCGCATCGAGGGCCTGGACAACGGGGTGATCCTGCACCTCAAGTCCGGCAAGAAGATCAAGGCCGATGCCCTGCTCTGGTGCAACGGCCGTACCGGCAATACCGACAAGCTGGGGCTGGAGAACATCGGCATCCAGGTCAACAGCCGCGGCCAGGTCGAGGTCGACCAGAACTACCGCACCGAGCAGTCCAATATCTTCGCCGCCGGCGACGTGATCGGCTGGCCGAGCCTGGCCAGCGCGGCCTACGACCAGGGCCGTTCGGCCTCGGGCAATATAGTCGAGAACGACAGCTGGCGCTTCGTCGACGATGTGCCGACCGGCATCTACACTATTCCGGAGATCAGCTCGATCGGCAAGAACGAGCGCGAGCTGACCCAGGCGAAGATTCCCTACGAGGTGGGTAAGGCGTTCTTCAAGAGCATGGCCCGGGCGCAGATTTCCAGCGAGCCGGTGGGCATGCTGAAGATCCTGTTCCACCGCGAGACCCTGGAGGTGCTCGGGGTGCATTGCTTCGGCTATCAGGCCTCGGAGATCGTGCACATCGGTCAGGCGATCATGAACCAGAAGGGCGAGGCGAACAGCATCAAGTACTTCGTCAACACCACCTTCAACTACCCGACCATGGCCGAGGCCTATCGCGTGGCCGCCTTCGACGGCCTCAACCGGCTTTTTTGA
- the nqrM gene encoding (Na+)-NQR maturation NqrM has translation MTFVVVFLAMLLMVGLMAVGVIMGRKPIAGSCGGIANLGIEKECSICGGSREKCEEVNRPEGEAVADLSYDASKR, from the coding sequence ATGACTTTCGTAGTGGTTTTTCTGGCCATGCTGCTGATGGTGGGGCTGATGGCGGTCGGTGTGATCATGGGCCGCAAGCCCATCGCCGGCTCCTGTGGCGGCATTGCCAACCTGGGCATCGAGAAGGAATGCTCGATCTGTGGCGGCAGCCGCGAGAAGTGCGAGGAGGTCAATCGCCCTGAGGGCGAGGCGGTCGCGGACCTGTCCTACGACGCCAGCAAGCGTTGA